In one Pirellulales bacterium genomic region, the following are encoded:
- a CDS encoding glycosyltransferase family 2 protein, whose translation MSAQPGEPRLSLVIPCYNEAACLEATAAGLVRVFHSEGVAIELLLVDNGSTDDTAARITELIDRGWPVRLVQVPVNRGKGYGVLQGLQAATGAWVGLFDADGPIAAADVLRVFATAEAARRPVLVMVRRRFRLDGWKRQFFTWAFNALANVLFGGLGTFDINANPKVWPRAALPALTLASHDWFLDSELVIKARRIGLEVLEVNALAQVRAAGKSHVVNWRAAASTFGSLVRFRFTA comes from the coding sequence ATGAGCGCGCAGCCCGGTGAACCGCGACTGTCGCTCGTGATTCCCTGTTACAACGAAGCTGCGTGCCTCGAAGCGACGGCCGCGGGGCTGGTCCGCGTCTTTCACAGCGAAGGCGTCGCGATCGAGCTGCTCCTGGTCGACAACGGTTCGACCGACGATACGGCGGCCCGCATCACCGAGCTCATCGACCGCGGCTGGCCCGTGCGCCTGGTGCAGGTACCCGTCAATCGCGGCAAAGGCTACGGCGTCCTGCAGGGACTCCAAGCCGCGACCGGTGCCTGGGTGGGCCTGTTCGACGCGGATGGGCCGATTGCTGCGGCCGACGTGTTGCGCGTGTTTGCTACGGCCGAGGCCGCGCGGCGCCCCGTGTTGGTGATGGTGCGGCGGCGGTTTCGGCTCGACGGCTGGAAGCGACAGTTCTTCACCTGGGCCTTCAACGCGCTGGCCAACGTGCTCTTCGGCGGGCTAGGCACGTTCGATATCAACGCCAACCCGAAAGTCTGGCCCCGCGCTGCGCTGCCGGCCTTGACGCTCGCGTCGCACGATTGGTTCCTCGACAGCGAGCTGGTGATCAAGGCCCGGCGGATCGGCCTCGAAGTGCTCGAGGTGAATGCGCTCGCCCAGGTCCGCGCCGCGGGCAAGTCGCACGTCGTCAACTGGCGCGCCGCAGCCTCGACGTTTGGTTCGCTGGTGCGCTTTCGCTTCACGGCCTAG